GATACGCTGGAACTCAGCTTGTTAATGAAACCGGCGGTGATGTTGGGTTTGCCGTGCATGAGCGCGTCATATCCAATCCTTGCCACCTGATCCGCCTCCATCATCACCATGCCCACATCCCGTTTTAAGTGGGCGCGGCTGTGAAATTGCGAGCGGGTAATGCCGGGATTCAGAGTGGTGACGGTGACGCCGGTTCCCTTCAACTCCCTGGCGAGCGCACACGAGAAGGAATAAACAAAGGCCTTGCTGGCATAATACATAGCCATGAACGGTCCCGGTTGAAAGGCGGCAGTGCTGGCAACATTCAGGATGCGGCCTGAACCGCGTTTTACCATGGGCCTGGCAAGAAGGTGCGTGAGTTCCACCAAGGCAGTAATGTTTACCTGGATCAAAGCCAGGTGCTTTGAGAGTTCAATTTCGGTGAAAGGACCTTGCAACCCGAAGCCGGCGTTGTTGATGAGCACCTCGACTTCGAGGCCATCGCCTTTGATTTCATTAAATATGTCCAGTGCTGCAGCGGGTTGCGACAGGTCCTTGGGGATCACCTTTACAGTCACTTTGTATTTTGAACTCACCTCGTCTGCCACTTCTTCCAACCGTTTTTGGTCTCGGGCAACCAATATGAGATTGTAGCCATTGGCGGCAAAAAGCATCGTGAACTCGTAGCCAATACCTTGCGATGCACCCGTAATCAAAGCCCATTGTTTCATCTGGAATTCATATTAGCATAATCGTGGGAAATTGCGCGTTCAGCTCGTTCTCCGACCATGGCCATGAGCAATTTGGCGTTGTTTGGCGCCCGGCTGCAGACGTCATTGTTGAAGTAGGCATAGACCTTATGATGCGGGTGGTCCTGGATAAACTCCGCCCAAGGTTCGAGCTCATGTCGGGTATAGTTATGCGCGGCACCCCCGGCAAGTCCGTGGAAGCGGATATAGATTATATTAGATGTTACGGTCAGGTTTTTAGGCATTCCGGCGGAGCTCAAATTAACGTGTGTAACTTCATGCTTTTTCAGAACCTTGAAAACGGCCTCATCCTCCCAGGAGACATGCCGGAATTCGACGGCGTACCGGTAATGGTTTGGCAACTGGCCTAGAAAATCATCCAGGCGGGAAACGTCTTTGTGAAGGAGGCGGGGTAATTGCCACAGGATGATGCTAATCTTTTGCTGCAAGGGCTCGATCCGTTCGAAAAAGGTGTCCAAGGCGCCACCCAGATTGGCCAACTTTTTCATGTGCGTAATAAAACGGCTGCCTTTGACGGCGTACATGAATGCTTCAGGAGCACTATCACGCCAACCAGCAACGGTCTTGGGGGTGGGCAGCCGGTAAAAACTATTGTTGATCTCCACTGTGGGGAACTGGGTGGCGTAATAGGCGAAATGGTGGGTTTGGGGAAGGTTCCCAGGATAAAATGCGCTTCCCCAATCCTTGTAAGACCAGACGCTGGTGCCGATGTACACTGGTTTCATGCTTCTTTTCCTCCTGAGC
This DNA window, taken from Pedosphaera parvula Ellin514, encodes the following:
- a CDS encoding SDR family NAD(P)-dependent oxidoreductase, encoding MKQWALITGASQGIGYEFTMLFAANGYNLILVARDQKRLEEVADEVSSKYKVTVKVIPKDLSQPAAALDIFNEIKGDGLEVEVLINNAGFGLQGPFTEIELSKHLALIQVNITALVELTHLLARPMVKRGSGRILNVASTAAFQPGPFMAMYYASKAFVYSFSCALARELKGTGVTVTTLNPGITRSQFHSRAHLKRDVGMVMMEADQVARIGYDALMHGKPNITAGFINKLSSSVSKALPTRFTTNIAARLNRQNGG
- a CDS encoding DUF72 domain-containing protein, giving the protein MKPVYIGTSVWSYKDWGSAFYPGNLPQTHHFAYYATQFPTVEINNSFYRLPTPKTVAGWRDSAPEAFMYAVKGSRFITHMKKLANLGGALDTFFERIEPLQQKISIILWQLPRLLHKDVSRLDDFLGQLPNHYRYAVEFRHVSWEDEAVFKVLKKHEVTHVNLSSAGMPKNLTVTSNIIYIRFHGLAGGAAHNYTRHELEPWAEFIQDHPHHKVYAYFNNDVCSRAPNNAKLLMAMVGERAERAISHDYANMNSR